In Fusarium falciforme chromosome 9, complete sequence, the sequence GCCAGCTCCCCTTCCCGCCCACGCCCCGGCCGTCGGGCGTGATCTGAGCATCTGGCAAAGCAGTGTAGCCGTGAGCGACGAGGCCATGATCACGAGTCGCATTTACCAGCCGGCGCATCTAACCAGAGGGCACCCGCTGTACTTTAACATACATGGAGGAGGTGAGACTCTGATCGATCTCACACCTTTCTCAGGCTGTATTGTGCTCAACTCTATTGGTAGGTTGGACAGTTGGATCATCCGAAACTGAAGAAAACCAGAACAGAGTGATATGCGTCCGAAATAACGCGGTTGTTGTGAGTGTTGACTATCGGAGGTAGGCGACATTCCCTACCCAAGGGGAGTTTTCATGTTAGTTAATACCATGTGGGAAGGGCGCCCGAATTCCCCTTCCCGTACGCCATCAACGACTCCCTTGACGTCCTTAGATGGGTAAGCTCTCGGCTGGGTCAAGACCAAAGCCGGACTCATCACTAACATGGGTTTTCATACCTTGAAAAACGCAGAGTCGCTGAGGGTTGACCCAAGCAAGACGATAATTGGGGGTGGCAGTGCCGGCGCCAACGTGGTGAGTCCAATATCAACCCTTTCCCTCACTTAATCAGTTGCTTTACCTGACTTGGAAGCAAAGGCGGCGGTCATCTCCCGTCTGGTCCGTGACGAGGGGCTGGACAACATCAAGGGACAGTTGCTCAACATTCCCGTGACCTGCCACCCCGACCACCATCCACAGGAGTTAGGGTGCAGGTCCTATGAGGAGAATGCAGACGCCCCCATCGTCAGCGCCCACAGGATGCGCTGGTTCTGGGCCAACTACCTTCCCAGGGGCGGCGAAGAGGACCCTCGAGCCAGCCCCCTCCTGGCTACAGATCTCCGAGGGCTTCCTCCAGCACGTCGGTTAACCCTTGAATGCCCCATTGGGGGAAGAGCCAGCGGAACTGACCGGTAGTAGTTATTCAGGTGGCGGGAATGGA encodes:
- a CDS encoding Lipase esterase family protein — encoded protein: MGFHTLKNAESLRVDPSKTIIGGGSAGANVAAVISRLVRDEGLDNIKGQLLNIPVTCHPDHHPQELGCRSYEENADAPIVSAHRMRWFWANYLPRGGEEDPRASPLLATDLRGLPPALIQVAGMDPLRDEGIAYAEALKANDVDVTLKIYPGLPHAFYTYPEMRSTIEYQETMVDWFGRILSREK